In the Chlorobium limicola DSM 245 genome, one interval contains:
- a CDS encoding universal stress protein, translated as MKNILVPTDFSSHAMAAFETAVSLSRRTGAQVYLYHVIEVPEVAEMHELMAWRESGGEGSMESADGMLRQLVMNEAYHDIRPVYSIDYGTPHKCISAKAAGEGFDLVVIGSHGMSRIDKIIFGSTTEKVIRNTLCPILTINDTISCFQPSTIVFCAGIAAEQACGLETVKSISLLYNAVIHIVKVSTPEHFETTRQSRMAMKTFAETNKLAEYTLNHYNDRSVEEGLKHFAEDINADMLCMPTHGSSGIRHLFRKSVTGSVTGQIAIPVLTCRIPGT; from the coding sequence ATGAAAAACATACTCGTGCCGACCGATTTTTCCTCACATGCCATGGCGGCTTTTGAAACCGCAGTCTCGCTGTCCCGCAGAACAGGAGCACAGGTGTACCTTTACCATGTGATTGAAGTTCCTGAAGTTGCGGAAATGCATGAGCTGATGGCATGGCGGGAATCCGGCGGTGAAGGAAGCATGGAGAGCGCGGACGGCATGCTTCGTCAACTGGTAATGAACGAAGCGTATCACGATATCCGCCCCGTATATTCCATCGACTACGGAACCCCTCACAAATGCATCAGTGCGAAGGCTGCCGGAGAAGGGTTCGACCTTGTGGTCATCGGAAGCCATGGGATGAGCAGAATAGACAAAATTATTTTTGGGTCGACCACGGAAAAGGTCATCCGCAATACGCTCTGCCCTATACTGACCATCAACGATACGATTTCCTGCTTCCAGCCCTCGACTATCGTCTTCTGTGCTGGCATTGCTGCGGAGCAGGCCTGCGGACTTGAGACCGTCAAATCGATATCACTGCTCTACAATGCCGTGATTCACATCGTAAAAGTCTCGACTCCAGAGCATTTCGAAACCACCCGACAGTCACGAATGGCGATGAAAACCTTCGCCGAAACAAACAAACTGGCGGAGTATACCCTGAACCACTACAACGACCGGAGCGTCGAGGAAGGCCTTAAGCATTTTGCTGAAGACATCAACGCCGACATGCTCTGTATGCCGACACACGGCTCCTCGGGGATTCGTCACCTCTTCAGAAAAAGCGTAACCGGGAGCGTAACCGGACAGATCGCCATTCCGGTTCTTACCTGCAGGATACCGGGAACATGA
- a CDS encoding ion transporter, translating into MAAKRTFREVARHIIFDSSTIPSKLFDLGLIGAICASVLVVMLDSVAPLHKLYGGPLYVLEWFFTVLFTLEYFLRLYAAKSRTRYATSFFGLIDLFSILPTYFSMLFPGAQYFLIVRFFRVLRIFRLLKLMTFVREADFVTASIRASGRKIMVFLFFVLVLVSIVGAIMYMIEGPENGFRSIPESIYWAIVTVTTVGYGDISPQTPAGRFLAALLMITGYSIIAVPTGIVSSEMSSMRGRNSRNRSCPSCPDVVHDTDALYCRVCGRRLSWITKGD; encoded by the coding sequence ATGGCGGCAAAAAGAACATTCAGAGAGGTTGCCCGGCATATTATTTTCGACAGCAGTACCATTCCCTCGAAGCTGTTCGATCTGGGCCTTATCGGCGCTATCTGTGCAAGTGTCCTGGTTGTGATGCTCGACAGCGTTGCTCCGCTGCACAAGCTTTATGGGGGGCCGCTCTATGTCCTTGAATGGTTTTTTACCGTGCTGTTCACGCTGGAATATTTTCTGCGCCTCTATGCGGCAAAGAGCCGAACGCGTTACGCGACAAGCTTTTTCGGTCTCATCGACCTTTTCTCCATTCTGCCGACCTATTTCAGTATGCTGTTTCCGGGGGCACAATATTTTCTCATCGTCCGTTTTTTCAGGGTTCTCAGGATTTTCAGGCTTCTCAAGCTCATGACCTTTGTCAGGGAAGCTGACTTCGTGACAGCCTCCATCAGGGCGTCTGGCAGGAAAATCATGGTTTTTCTCTTTTTTGTTCTGGTGCTCGTCAGTATCGTCGGTGCGATCATGTATATGATCGAGGGACCTGAAAATGGTTTCAGGAGCATTCCCGAAAGTATTTACTGGGCAATTGTCACCGTAACTACCGTCGGATACGGGGATATCTCTCCGCAGACTCCTGCAGGCAGGTTTCTTGCCGCACTGCTGATGATAACCGGTTACAGCATCATTGCGGTTCCTACCGGCATCGTTTCTTCGGAAATGTCGTCGATGCGCGGCAGAAACAGCAGGAACCGTTCCTGCCCCTCGTGTCCAGATGTTGTGCACGATACCGATGCACTCTATTGCCGTGTCTGCGGCCGCAGGCTTTCCTGGATAACGAAAGGCGATTGA
- the hemE gene encoding uroporphyrinogen decarboxylase, translated as MLKNDLFLRALKRQPCSRTPIWVMRQAGRYLPEYRAVREKTDFLTLCKTPELAAEVTIQPVDLMGVDAAIIFSDILVINEAMGMNVEIIETKGIKLSPVIRSKADIDKLIVPDIDEKLGYVMDALRLTKKELDNRVPLIGFSGAAWTLFTYAVEGGGSKNYAFAKKMMYREPQMAHLLLGKISETISAYLLKQVEAGADAIQIFDSWASALSEDDYREFALPYIKQNVQAVKAKYPDIPVIVFSKDCNTILSDIADTGCDAMGLGWGIDIAKARAELKDRVALQGNLDPTVLYGTPEKIKSEAAKVLKQFGQHTESSGHVFNLGHGILPDVDPANLKLLVEFVKEESARYH; from the coding sequence ATGCTCAAAAATGATCTATTTCTCCGGGCATTGAAGCGTCAGCCCTGTTCCAGGACGCCTATCTGGGTGATGAGACAGGCCGGCCGCTATCTTCCGGAGTATCGGGCAGTCAGAGAAAAAACTGACTTTTTAACCCTTTGCAAAACGCCTGAACTGGCCGCCGAGGTAACCATTCAGCCTGTTGATCTGATGGGTGTCGATGCCGCGATCATCTTTTCCGACATTCTTGTGATCAATGAAGCCATGGGAATGAACGTCGAGATTATCGAGACAAAAGGAATCAAGCTTTCTCCTGTCATCCGCAGCAAGGCAGATATCGACAAGCTCATCGTGCCCGATATCGATGAGAAGCTCGGCTATGTTATGGATGCCCTGCGTCTTACCAAGAAAGAACTCGACAATCGCGTTCCGCTTATCGGTTTTTCCGGTGCCGCATGGACGCTCTTTACCTATGCAGTGGAAGGCGGCGGCTCGAAGAACTACGCTTTTGCCAAGAAAATGATGTACCGTGAGCCGCAGATGGCCCATCTTCTGCTCGGCAAGATTTCCGAAACCATCAGCGCCTATCTGCTCAAGCAGGTCGAGGCCGGTGCCGACGCAATCCAGATTTTCGATTCATGGGCAAGCGCTCTCTCCGAGGACGATTATCGTGAATTCGCTCTTCCTTACATCAAGCAGAATGTTCAGGCTGTCAAGGCGAAGTATCCAGACATTCCCGTTATCGTATTTTCGAAAGACTGCAACACCATTCTTTCCGATATTGCTGATACCGGCTGCGATGCCATGGGTCTTGGATGGGGCATAGATATCGCAAAAGCCCGTGCCGAGCTCAAGGACCGAGTCGCCCTGCAGGGTAATCTCGATCCGACAGTGCTCTACGGCACCCCTGAAAAGATCAAGTCGGAAGCAGCAAAAGTCCTGAAACAGTTCGGTCAGCACACCGAAAGCTCAGGTCATGTTTTCAACCTCGGACATGGTATTCTTCCCGATGTCGATCCGGCAAACCTGAAGCTTCTTGTCGAATTCGTCAAGGAAGAGAGCGCCAGGTACCACTGA